One region of Skermanella mucosa genomic DNA includes:
- a CDS encoding ABC transporter ATP-binding protein, translating into MTGNRAGDTIVRGGFGGPPSDHGPPALELVGIDKWFGANHANRNVSLTVRRGSIHGVIGENGAGKSTIMSIVYGYLRADGGTVLVNGQPADIRTPKDAIAAGIGMVHQHFMLVDTFTVVENVLLGAEGGATLAPGLARAREELERLEREYALEVDVDAVVGDLPVGLQQRVEILKALYRGADLLILDEPTGVLTPQEADHLFRILRALRDQGKTIIIITHKLREIMDLTDAVTVMRRGEVVANVSTAETSRDQLAELMVGRKVLLRVDKKLAEPGPVVLDVRGLTVVDRGGVARVKGVSLSVRAGEIVGIAGVSGNGQSELLEALAGIHPISEGSIRLHGEKISDKAMFNARGLRRAGVAHVPEDRQKVGLVTSFSAAECAVLGYHDDPRYNGRVLMDRGAMLSRCQAGMKSYDVRPPLPHLRAANFSGGNQQKIVLAREIERNPDVLLVGQPTRGVDIGAIEFIHRRLVELRDAGKAILLVSVELDEILALSDRILVMFDGHLVGEIPAGQATERRLGLMMAGITEAAAE; encoded by the coding sequence ATGACCGGAAACCGGGCCGGGGACACCATCGTGCGTGGCGGGTTCGGCGGCCCGCCCTCCGATCATGGGCCGCCGGCCCTGGAACTGGTCGGCATCGACAAGTGGTTCGGCGCCAACCACGCCAACCGGAACGTCTCCCTGACCGTCCGCCGGGGCAGCATCCACGGCGTGATCGGGGAAAACGGCGCCGGCAAATCGACGATCATGAGCATCGTCTACGGTTACCTGCGCGCCGACGGCGGCACCGTGCTGGTCAACGGCCAGCCGGCCGACATCCGCACCCCGAAGGACGCCATCGCGGCCGGCATCGGCATGGTCCACCAGCACTTCATGCTGGTCGACACCTTCACCGTGGTGGAGAACGTGCTGCTCGGCGCCGAGGGCGGGGCCACCCTGGCTCCCGGCCTGGCCCGCGCCCGCGAGGAGCTTGAGCGGCTGGAGCGGGAATACGCGCTGGAGGTGGACGTGGACGCCGTGGTCGGCGACCTTCCCGTCGGGCTCCAGCAGCGGGTGGAGATCCTGAAGGCGCTGTACCGCGGCGCCGACCTGCTGATCCTGGACGAGCCGACCGGCGTGCTGACCCCGCAGGAGGCGGACCATCTGTTCCGCATCCTCCGCGCGCTGCGCGACCAGGGCAAGACGATCATCATCATCACCCACAAGCTGCGCGAGATCATGGACCTGACCGACGCGGTCACCGTGATGCGCCGGGGCGAGGTGGTCGCCAACGTCAGCACGGCGGAGACAAGCCGCGACCAGCTGGCCGAGCTGATGGTCGGCCGCAAGGTGCTCCTCCGGGTCGACAAGAAGCTGGCGGAGCCCGGCCCGGTCGTGCTCGATGTGCGCGGCCTGACGGTGGTGGACCGCGGCGGCGTCGCCCGGGTCAAGGGCGTCAGCCTGTCGGTCCGCGCCGGCGAGATCGTCGGCATCGCCGGCGTCTCGGGCAACGGCCAGTCGGAGCTGCTGGAAGCGCTGGCCGGCATCCACCCCATATCCGAGGGGTCGATCCGGCTGCACGGCGAGAAGATCAGCGACAAGGCGATGTTCAACGCCCGCGGCCTGCGCCGCGCCGGCGTCGCCCACGTGCCGGAGGACCGCCAGAAGGTCGGGCTGGTGACGTCGTTCTCGGCCGCGGAATGCGCGGTGCTGGGCTACCATGACGACCCCCGATACAACGGCCGCGTCCTGATGGACCGGGGCGCCATGCTGAGCCGGTGCCAAGCCGGGATGAAGAGCTACGACGTGCGCCCGCCCCTGCCGCACCTGCGCGCGGCCAACTTCTCCGGCGGCAACCAGCAGAAGATCGTGCTGGCCCGCGAGATCGAGCGGAACCCCGACGTTCTCCTGGTCGGCCAGCCGACCCGCGGCGTCGATATCGGCGCGATCGAGTTCATCCACCGGCGGCTGGTCGAGCTGCGCGACGCCGGCAAGGCGATCCTTCTGGTCTCGGTCGAGCTGGACGAGATCCTGGCGCTGAGCGACCGCATCCTGGTGATGTTCGACGGCCACCTGGTCGGCGAGATCCCCGCCGGCCAGGCGACCGAGCGCCGGCTGGGCCTGATGATGGCCGGGATCACCGAGGCGGCGGCGGAGTAG
- a CDS encoding BMP family lipoprotein: MKRLFAALSITACAVTALAGGMAPGSAHAQDFQPAIVFDMGGKFDKSFNEAAYVGAERFKKESGIEYREFEVTQEAQREQALRNMARRGADVVVGVGFAQASAMGKVAQEFPDTKFCIIDSVVEAPNVQSITFKEHEGSFLVGMMAAMASKTGKVGFVGGMDIPLIRNFATGYQQGVKHAAPQAEVFQNMTGTTPAAWRDPTRGGELARSQMDRGADVIYAAAGGTGLGVLQAVSDNKKLSIGVDSNQNHLHPGSVLTSMIKRVDVAVHDCMKSAKDGTWTAGSRVLGLKEDGVGYALDEHNRSLVTDDMKQKVEAAKARIIAGELQVQPYKQ; encoded by the coding sequence ATGAAGAGACTTTTTGCCGCCTTGTCCATCACGGCCTGCGCCGTAACGGCCCTCGCGGGCGGCATGGCGCCGGGATCGGCGCATGCCCAGGATTTCCAGCCCGCCATCGTCTTCGACATGGGCGGCAAGTTCGACAAGTCCTTCAACGAGGCGGCCTATGTCGGGGCCGAGCGCTTCAAGAAGGAAAGCGGCATCGAGTACCGCGAGTTCGAGGTGACGCAGGAAGCCCAGCGCGAGCAGGCGCTCCGCAACATGGCCCGGCGCGGCGCCGACGTGGTGGTCGGCGTCGGGTTCGCCCAGGCCAGCGCCATGGGCAAGGTCGCGCAGGAATTTCCCGACACCAAGTTCTGCATCATCGACAGCGTGGTCGAGGCGCCCAACGTCCAGTCCATCACCTTCAAGGAGCATGAAGGCTCCTTCCTGGTCGGCATGATGGCGGCGATGGCGTCCAAGACCGGCAAGGTCGGGTTCGTCGGCGGCATGGACATCCCGCTGATCCGCAACTTCGCGACCGGCTACCAGCAGGGCGTCAAGCACGCCGCCCCGCAGGCGGAGGTCTTCCAGAACATGACCGGCACCACGCCGGCCGCGTGGCGCGACCCGACCCGCGGCGGCGAACTGGCCAGGAGCCAGATGGACCGCGGCGCCGACGTGATCTACGCCGCCGCCGGCGGGACCGGGCTGGGCGTACTCCAGGCGGTCTCCGACAACAAGAAGCTGTCGATCGGCGTGGACAGCAACCAGAACCACCTGCATCCCGGTTCCGTCCTGACCTCGATGATCAAGCGGGTGGACGTGGCCGTCCATGACTGCATGAAGTCGGCCAAGGACGGCACCTGGACCGCGGGCTCGCGTGTCCTGGGCCTGAAGGAGGACGGCGTCGGCTATGCCCTGGACGAGCACAACCGGAGCCTCGTCACTGACGATATGAAGCAGAAGGTCGAGGCCGCCAAGGCCCGGATCATCGCCGGCGAGCTTCAGGTCCAGCCGTACAAGCAGTAA
- the trhA gene encoding PAQR family membrane homeostasis protein TrhA, with translation MPAHPADPMAADPLAPDPLAADPLAADNEYTLLEEIANAVTHGIGAVLAVAALVALVALAVMDDDVRVLVSLTIYGSTLVLLYLASTLYHAVRHARAKLVFKTCDHAAIFLLIAGTYTPYCLLVMDGAWGWTLFAVMWSIAAFGVVFKILHVNRYARLSLMLYLGMGWLGVFAIGPIISNMATEGVLLLALGGLAYTGGVAFFLWESMPFNHAVWHLFVLAGSTCHFLSIYYYVAQGTVSA, from the coding sequence ATGCCAGCGCACCCCGCCGATCCCATGGCCGCCGACCCGCTCGCCCCCGACCCGCTCGCCGCCGATCCCCTCGCCGCCGACAACGAATATACCCTGCTGGAGGAGATCGCGAACGCGGTGACCCACGGCATCGGGGCGGTGCTCGCCGTGGCGGCGCTGGTGGCCCTGGTGGCGCTCGCCGTCATGGACGACGATGTCCGGGTGCTGGTCAGCCTGACCATCTACGGCTCCACCCTGGTGCTGCTGTACCTGGCTTCCACCCTGTACCACGCGGTCCGGCATGCGCGGGCCAAGCTGGTGTTCAAGACCTGCGACCACGCCGCCATCTTCCTGCTGATCGCCGGCACCTACACGCCCTACTGCCTGCTCGTGATGGACGGCGCCTGGGGATGGACCCTGTTCGCGGTGATGTGGAGCATCGCCGCCTTCGGCGTCGTGTTCAAGATCCTCCACGTCAACCGCTATGCCCGGCTGTCGCTGATGCTGTACCTGGGCATGGGCTGGCTGGGGGTGTTCGCCATCGGCCCGATCATCTCCAACATGGCGACCGAGGGAGTGCTCCTGCTGGCGCTCGGCGGGCTGGCCTATACCGGCGGGGTCGCCTTCTTCCTGTGGGAAAGCATGCCGTTCAACCACGCGGTCTGGCACCTGTTCGTGCTGGCCGGCAGCACCTGCCATTTCCTGTCGATCTATTACTACGTGGCGCAAGGGACAGTCTCCGCCTGA